GTCTCCTCTTAGGTTTAAATCAGGTgggtgtgcatctgtgtgtgtgtgtgtgtgtgtgtggttctaaataaggaaaaagaaatacagttagCCTACTTCTACACTTATTATCAGCTGTatattatataggctacataaatcTCTCTATCACCCCTAGGtatcaaatattatttaactAGCATCACGGTTAGAAATCTTGAATATCAGCTATACAATAACAGGAAATAAACGGTACTAATCACGTAGCTTACTAAACACAACGGAATATTCTACCGTATGTAGATGCACTGTCGCGAGGAATAACACTCTAATGTACCTATCATAAATCGCCAATCTGTGGTAAATGTTAACGGAATACTCCTGATAAAACGTGAACATTATGCTATACAAATTACTATCAGACAATGGATTCACTAATAATCTAAACTAAATATCCTTGACGATACAGAAAGGTGTACTTACTGCCGTTTATTGACGCACACAAAGGAAACTTAACTCGCTAGAAATGACCGTTGAACTGACTAACTTTGCACAAAATTAACCGCGGCAAGTGCGAGCCGTAAACAAAAGGGGCGTTGCCAGCAACAGGTTAGGTCTTCACTGTCCATACTCTGCGCCTTTTGCACAATATActttgctctggatgagagcgtctgctaaatgcctgtaatgtagatGTTATCTGAACATCAGCGTAAAAAAAttacaagttactcacacattcaaagcACTTTCTATAAATCATTATTTCAAACTTGCAAactctaggcctgccattaaagctactgatatcaaaattaggccaagttacaatatTGGCtgtcttagctcacacaaattgaaCAACCTATACTCCAAAGCAGTGCCACCCTGTGTTTCCTAAATTTCAGGTAACTTGGCCTTgcgttttttcatcttaccatctgaagagaatgtggtcattcaaaatgtatgtgtcacatgaaagtgtcCAATGGCAATAATTTATAGAGGAAATAATCAGCAATTGAGCTGTCACAGCTAAAATGTCTTACATATGACAACACTACACATATGTTTGAATAATCGTCTACATTGAGTGTTTTGGGTGTATGAGAGgcacattgtaaataaaaagcatgattattattgttgttgttgttagtagtagtagtagtagtagttcgTGTTGTAATGTTGTTAAGGAAATAGTTAACaaataagatatttttttatttgacaatgtAGAAGAAATTCTATGATTGTAGGTATTTGGGTAAACTTTGTTTGACCCACAAGCATACAATACGTTAATGGGGCAAGCATaaaccagtgtgtgtgtaagagtatCTGTGTAACTGTATACAGGCTATGGTTGACAGGAGCGTGGGCGTTagcaaaaaaagtttcaaaatcTGATTGGCTTGACCAGactctgcagaaaaaaatactatctattggttttttttttttttaaatcatgctgCAAAGATTGTCAGAACaatcaacaaataaatgcaagctatcagttacattttttttatgaatcacctgcatttattttttgttggctACCTTTGTAAGAAGGTAAATTTCAGCAGTGATTGAATGTAGGTAAATCGCagcagtgattggctgacaAAACAAAGAAGATAACAGTGACTGCGGCTTAGtgaatttgttatttatttaaacagattGTCAACTAACTGTTTTAcgaaggttgttttttttacagttttcaaaATTGCTTTTTGTGCTAACTGAAATATagacacacttacactggtacacacacacttaaactggtacacacactggaacacacacacacatgtacactggtaaccacactggcacacacacacacttacactggtaaccacaatggcacacacacacacttacactggtaaccacactggcacacacacacacttacactggtaaCCACACTGgtgaacaaacacactcacactgataaacacttttttcacTTGGTTTCACCAAGATACAATATTGCCCCACAGTCATGTTGGTGGAATTTTATTCCAGTACAGCATCAGTAGAGTACATCCTCCCAATCACATGTAAGAACACATAACAGCAACACACAGTAAGTCCATGTTACACTTCTCTTGAAGTGTTTCACTTCAAGAGAAACGGAACTGGACAGCTAGCATTCATATGGGGATACACctctaaaaaacaaagaaaacacattccaGCATGCTGACGGGTCAGTTATGTCCTGATGCCAGTCCAAAAAACgtgacagaaatgacagaaaccTAGAACAATGACAATGACCAAAGCCAAGAATAAAGGCAATTAGTGGTGAAAAtaggtgtgcgggtgtgtgtgcgtaggtgcaggtgtgtatgtgtacggtatgtatgtaaatgaacAGGTGTGTCCCAGCATACCTCAAACTCTTAGGATTCCATACCTTAAGACCTTAAGATGGCAGGAGAGGGTTAATTTCGTAATTTACGCTAAATCCTTTGTTCAGTAGTGCTCCTACTGTCCtcattttactaacaagtctctcATGTGATAcattatcaaatgccttttgaaaATCTTAGTAGATACTGTGTTTGGCTGACAAAACAAAGATAACAGTGACTGCGGCTTAGtgaatttgttatttatttaaacagaacAACATTACACTATTGTCAACTAACTGTTTTACGAAGGTTGTTTCTGTTACAAAATTGCTTTTTGTGCTAACTGCATGcattttcctaaatattttttagtttGGGATCAAAGGGTACGCTGGGCTGGTCTGGTGAGTCCACCTCAGGGATGGATCCAGGTGATGGCAGGCCGAGGGTTAGAACAGGATGGCTCCGATAGTCGCCCCGGCACTGGACAGTGCTGCAGAGGCTGCGGTAGAGAGTCCTGCTgcccctgtcaatcaaacacaacGTCCTCCATCAGGGATTTTAGGGGTTTtgatcacagttttttttttaaatgctggcCGATTTGCTGCAGCCCACACCGTCACTTCaagagagtgcagacaagcaagtaacagataccagaccatggggcccatccacacactggaacagtgtcttaacagataccagaccatggggcccatccacacactggaacttAACAGATAACAGTTGACCATGATCTCTCAGATCACACACAGAGGCCTAAATTCTAACATCATTGTTCCTGAATTTTGGCTAATTAAGCGCATGTTTCTGTTTTACACGCACAGTTTGGCCAGTTCGTGAATCATGAAAATCTCTGGCCACCACACCACCAGCAGCTACTCCGCCCCCATTGGCTACCGCTGACATCATGGAGGAGGCGACGGATCCGGCCGCAGCACTGGCAGCCGTGAAGCCCACTGCTCCCACAACCAGTGGAATCGCAACGGCGGCCGCACCTGCGCACAAAGAGACGTCCAGGTGTAGGTGTTCATTTCGGTAAAACTGGGAAATGGTGACAGGTTTTCCCAAACGTGAAAACAGTAAACCTGGCCAATCAGACCCTCAAACCCACCCAATCAgacccccaaacccacccaatCAGACCCTCAAACCCACCCAATCAGAGCCTCAAACCCACCCAATCAGACCCTCAAACCCGCCCAATCAGACCAACAAACCCACCCAATCAGAGCCTCAAACCCACCCAATCAGAGCCTCAAACCCGCCCAATCAAACCCTCAAACGCACCCAATCAGACCCTCAAATCCGCCCAATCAGACCCTCAAACCcacccaattaaaaaaaaaacaaacaatacattAACTAAATGTTTTGgatatacatgtgtatatatatatatatatttttttttaattttttttttaaatttatttatttattttgttttcctggaaaaaataacataagcTAGAAAAGGTAAAATTTTGTGAAGAATATGTAAATTTGCTCGCTTTAAGAGTATAAATTACTAGCTCTGCTATGGTAGCAGAAGTATATCATTTCAAAGATGTATTAGGGTGTTACTAGGGTCTTATTAGGTGGTTCCTAGTGTCTTTCTatgctgttgctagggtgttgaagGTGATTGCCAGGGTCTtactaggcagttgctagggtggaCTAGGTGGTTTTCAGGGTCTTACTATGTGGTTGCTAATGTcttgctaggtgattgctatggtcttaaatgtaaaaaaaaaaaattaaatgtctcaaaaaccataaaatatatcaaaaagtTGAACAGAAGCATgctagagcaaaaaaaaaatagaacatttttatatatagtatGTCTCAGTAGTCCAAAAACTGTAGAAGGTTTGGTCTACAAAAAATGcccagaacaaaaataataataagaagtaTGGacaagagagagatagagagagagagagagagatgctcaAAAGTAAACATGTCCCAAATATTTCCTTGGTGATACGTACCAACGCCGAGTGCGGCCCCAAGTGCTAATCCAAAAAGGCCtagagaaagaaaagcaatgCAATTTTGCAAGACAAACATTTATGATAATGCAGATAAATAATCTGGCATGGTTTCAGTCTATTCTCTAATACAGTATTGAGCCCCAGTCATACTTAGCAATTAACATGGTGCTGgaacaaaatctgaaaacctttatctgtttctgtcattcTGTATTAAAGTAATAGGATACTCACCCATGGTGCTGAGAAGGGTGTTGGTCTGAAACATGAAAATCAGTGTCTTTCATTGATACAGTAGGAATCCAAATATTTAGCAATTAATACAGCTCTTCTAATTAGACCCTCTGCCGTGTTATCATCACTGCATGAGAATCAGCTGTGACGGTAGCTTAAACACGTTGCATAAAACCCATTACAGAGGATGCCTGTCCAGCTTTGTGAGCCGTTCATGAGCATATTGAACTGATATGCAGCTAAAATTACTTTCTAAATTTGGATTTTAACAAGCATTTTCCCTTCAAACCTTCATAATTTTAcatctttattaaaaatgcagttgtCCGTACAGTATCATTGCATTCAGGccatattgaaatattaaaatattatgttcaAAAGTACAGAAAACATCTGGATTGCTCAGGAGTTCAAAATGTGTGATGAAGGTTCTCTTTTGTAGGCAATACAATGTATCAAATAAGAAAGGCACAAGGCACTCTCCTGTCCAGAATAATGTATAAAACGCCTTTAACATGATAGCACTCTCATGattgaatatttgaaatgatgTAAAAGAAGAGCTATCTTCCTCTCTGAAATaacataataaatgcaaaaaaattcaataactTTTAGTTATATATGTGCTGTATCTGCAAATTCTCAGTGGTGTTCCCACAGAagtgtacatttatatttatatttaagtcAGAACTTACCTGCTGTGGAGGACAGTAACTTGGTGTGTGAGGTGGAAAGTTCCAGCTGATGGTCCTTTATATAGTCTAATGAGTCTGGCTGGAAGAGGCCAGAGACTGTGttaacagagaaagaaaagtgaAACTGAGTGATTTCAccaagctctctctctgctgttccaCAAGCAGAAAATACAGACATACattggtacacacacacacttacactggtacacacacatacttacactgGTACCTGCACACATACTTACACTGGTACCTGCACACACTTAATCTGgtacacacacgcttacactggtacacacactggcacacacacacttacactggtacacacactggcacacacacacacttacactggtacacacactggcacacacatatacttacactggtacacacactggcacacacacacacacacttacactggcacacactcacacatgtacactggtacacacacacacttacactggcacacactcacacatgtacattggtacacacacacacttacactggtacacacacacacttacactggtaaACAGTGGTGAACTGGGTTTACAATgaaaaggttgtgggtttgatccCCTGCTGGgctactgctgctgttgtaTCCCTGTTGGCAAAACACTGAAGCTGCTTTAGCTCAAAATACTCCACAGTGGTCctccatattgtttgggacaaagacatattttctcttgatttggctgtgttccgcaattttagatttgtaatttttttatttgacatgtgATTAAAATGCAGATAATCAGCTcttattaaaaggtatttttattcACTTGGTTTCATCAAGATACAGTATTGCCCCACAGTCATGTTGGTGGAATTTTATTCCAGTACAGCATCAGTAGAGTACATCCTCCCAATCACATGTAAGAACACATAACAGCAACACACAGTAAGTCCAAGTTATACTTCTCTTGAATTGTTTCACTTCAAGAGAAACCGAACTGGACAGCTAGCATTCATATGGGGATACACctctaaaaaacaaagaaaacacattccaGCATGCTGACGGGTCAGTTATGTCCTGATGCCAGTCCAAAAAACgtgacagaaatgacagaaaccTAGAACAATGACAATGACCAAAGCCAAGAATAAAGGCAATTAGTGGTGAAAAtaggtgtgcgggtgtgtgtgcgtaggtgcaggtgtgtatgtgtacggtATGTATGTAAATTAACAGGTGTGTCCCAGCATAATTAGACCCTCTGCCGTGTTATCATCACTGCATGAGAATCAGCTGTGACGGTAGCTTAAACACGTTGCATTAAACCCATTACAGAGGATGCCTGTCTAGCTTTGTGAGCCGTTCATGAGCATATTGAACTGATATGCGGCTAAAATTACTTTCTAAATTTGGATCTTAACAAGCATTTTCCCTTCAAGCCTTTATAATTTTACgtctttattaaaaatgcagttgtCCGTACAGTATCATTGCATTCGTGccatattgaaatattaaaatattatgttcaAAAGTACAGAAAACATCTGGATTGCTCAGGAGTTCAAAATGTGTGATGAAGGTTCTCTTTTGTAGGCAATACAATGTATCAAAGAAGAAAGGCACAAGCCACTCTCCTGTCTAGAATAATGTATAAAAAGCCTTTAACATGATCGCTCTCTCATGattgaatatttgaaatgatgTAAAAGAAGAGCTATCTTCCTCTCTGAAATaacataataaatgcaaaaaaattcaataactTTTAGTTATATATGTGCTGTATCTGCAAATTCTCAGTGGTGTTCCCACAGAag
This window of the Anguilla anguilla isolate fAngAng1 chromosome 1, fAngAng1.pri, whole genome shotgun sequence genome carries:
- the LOC118231573 gene encoding interferon alpha-inducible protein 27, mitochondrial-like is translated as MFQTNTLLSTMGLFGLALGAALGVGAAAVAIPLVVGAVGFTAASAAAGSVASSMMSAVANGGGVAAGGVVARDFHDSRTGQTGQQDSLPQPLQHCPVPGRLSEPSCSNPRPAITWIHP